The genomic region CCTAGCCATATCTTCCACTTCATGTGGCTCAACCCCTACACCAAAGAGATTACTTTTATGGTAGTTCACTTTAAGTCCCGAAGTTAATTCAAAGCACTTTAGGAGATTCATTAGGCTTCGCAAATTATTTACGTCCCATTTCCCGAAAAATatcgtgtcatccgcatattgaaggTGAGATAAGTGGATTTTATCACAACCAATATCTACACCCGTGAAAAGCTTATTCTCAACCGCAGCTTGATTAATATATAAACAAACAATAGTTTGGCCTAATTGAATCACCATTCATCATGTATGCTATGGTTTGGTTATCCTACATCTCTCTTATCCTTAATTAGAAAAAAATAATGATGCCATTTTTTTAGTTGTCAAAATACCACCCATTGGATGAGGAATCCAAAATAAATCTCAACCCTTTAAATTCGTGATGGCGTCATTTAGGTTTGTGAGCGGCAGTTAAGGATTTTAATTACAAAGGTTCCCATATGCAGTTACCAGTAACCTTCACACGTCTCCTTCACACATACACTTTATTTATACGGGGTATAACTTTAGGGCTGATTTAGGACAAATATCCTCACCTTAATCAACTTGCGTCCTGCAGATGGATACTCTTGGATGCAGTGATGAAGAAAAGGGGAAATACAATTCGATCTATGGGCGATGTTGAAGACATTATGAAACATCGATTGTGAAACATCCATTACGATTCGCTGGGGTTCGCCAAGTGAAATTGCAGATCGATACTCTTAGATGCAGTGATGAAGAAAAGGCGAAATACAATATATTATAAATCTTCTTCAATTTCCTCTTTAGACTCGCTTGTCGGTAGGTATTGTTCATTGATTATTTGAACTATAAGTTTATTGGTAACGTAAATTATTGTTGTGTTGATTTAGGGAAAAGTGCTTAACCAATGATTTCTTGCAATGTTGTTGTTTTAATATCTATTTGATTATCCGGGTTTTTGTTAACTgaattatcttttttttttatgttttgttgGTGATAGAGGAGCATGGACTAGCATGGTTAACAAAAAAAAAAGGTGCATGCTATATGCAATTTGTCATCTTTTATTTGCTCAGTTTATACTAGATAAAGATAGGGAACTGGGAGATGCATATACAGAAATCAAGGCTTTAAATTACCATGAACACCTTAAAGAAAAGGCTGCGGAAGAGGTGCACTTAAGTTTGCAATTTCTAATCAATTATCTGCATCGACTTAATAAACCCGTGATAGACTCATGGTTTATAGTCAACCTGTTATGTATTTGTTGTTGCAACTTAATGAAGAACTAAGTAAAGTCGATGAAAAGCTTAAGAAAACTGAATCGCTTCTGAAAAGCAAGGTACATACTACCTAATAATATAAAGTtgcattttttatattttaataagttgatgGGTTTTTAAATTTGGGTTTACAGAATTTAAAGATTATGAAAATAAACGATGATAAAAAGCAAGCCCTGGCTGCACAATTTGCAGCAAAATCCACCTTTCGAAGAGTTCATGCAGCACGGAAAGATGACGATATACCTCTTACTGAGGCTACTCTTGCTCCATCAGAGGCGGAACTCAAGTTGGTTAAAATGGAGGTAAAATTTCAAACCACATATTTTGGGAAATTTTCATATCCTAATTTAAAACACATTTAATTTAATAACCGAATATGAAGAACTCCTTCTCTTTGTTGTTGAGGAAGTTATACGGTAACCGTTTTTCtttattctttatttattttttagtaCCTATGTTCCTTCTGCAATTGATATATTTTTTCTTTTGCTAACCTTTatcctaatcctaatcataattatattaGAATTTGAGGTATACATTCAAAAATTTCAAAAGGAGGTCTGTGACTGATTTATTTCGAACTTGAGTTGGCTAGGCAAATAAGGTTCTTTTGCCTAAAAGATTCAAAATGTAAGATGTAAATGGTTTGTAAAATCAATCTTAAACTTTATTTGCAACGTACTAATAAGACTAACTTGTGCTTTTCTATATCTTCAAGTTATCTACAATTCCAGCATGTGGCCTACATTTGTGTTGTTGTTATTTTTTTCTTTctcatatttatataataaatgtataATTGTAACATAAACAGTTATCCCCAATTAATTGGTGCAACACTATAACTAATTCATTTTGCAATGGATATGGTGtcaaaatgtaacaacccaacccgataaccgaccataaacagtcccaaaaaaaaaaattaaaagctgctggacaggggagtgcgcggcgcgcatcccctgtagtgcgcggcgcgcacagagcactccagtttctgtccgaactgtttttaacacacaaaaagatggaccacttcccgacatttttagaccgaacgcttttcacaacaaacttatatatgtaaaactaacacgaatcaaacataaaaatgatgttttacaagcggggcccacacgacccaaaatacaagtttaatacaagtttagaatttcgaccaccaaaaagtttaagttccaaacaacacaatgagcatggcgtttgggattaaactacccaactaccggtcaaactccaagagctactaaagccaaaagcgtcccctagcatcaagcgggatctctagtccaatacgatgcccatacccttgtccaaaaccgaacctataaaatggtaaacaacaagagggtaagcaaagcttagtgaatgcaataattatacgaatacatatataattatacctacttgcatacacttacacaaaccgcaaacatgctagcaacacaattagcttatcgtcacattaacaagctataatctccaataccacaagctagcaacaaccgcataataatataactcgaaatgatataatatgcttacaacacaagtaaccatggtcgaccaatagtacaagggaatggcgctcgcgaaaacgccatcggtgttcataacatccattagggcacttaacacctcgcaccactaacccctagggtggcaccttaacacctcggcacatcaccccgagtggcatcttaacacctcgatgcaacactcattattttacggagtggtgtcttaacacctcgacactacactcctaggtggcatcttaacacctcgatgctacacccgagtggcatcttaacacttcgatgctacaccattcacgtgaaacgtggtgtcttaacacctcgacactacacctttcacgctacaacaaatagatacattatatacatacgcatataattattccactcaccttaacaattagatgacgatttcaacctccacaagcttcaaagcaaagtacctaatataataagtacttgatcaacacacaagctaagtggactcaatactaacacttacacatgagcatttaatgacttaatgtattaaatcgctcatttataccaaaaccgcccaattaaagtcaagaccaccactaatcacttaaaagctagtgattaaggtccaacaacaccaacaaatacataattagggtaattcatacccatctttccaaactaggtcaatttattacccaaataaccattttaagacaacacacccatttcgggtcatccactaactaaccaacacccatttactaaataactaggtgtgttagcaattaactcaccaattagggttcataaacatcatttaatactttgaaaccctagactagtcaccaattagtattcaagactcaattttacccaagaacacccaaaatcaccaataatgggttttgtgttcatcatttactcaaaccctaacccttacactaaatcaaagtaaggaaaataaaattagaacataccacaactaccacaacgaagctagagataagatgaacgactttaatgcttgaactttaacccaaaacaagctccttcctcttggatttaagctttctctctcaaaaatcacaatccctctctagaattaaagttaaagtgataaggttgttgataatggagtaatggtgctccacaaactgacctatctgtctttaacccgtccataagtgaatttaccaaaatgctcatcaaaatatctgatttaaaaagctggaacccggctacagtaagggtgcgcggcgccctccctttagtgtgcgcggcgcgcactaggctcagctcactcagtgacttctgtttaactacacaacatcacccacactctatgtaacatatttacactgctgtacaaactgattagggtcttacaactctcccccacttagattggatcacgtcctcgtgatccgcaccaaatacttgaagttaagcactctaccttgaacatttccgtctccaatgcggaattacacttgtagcaatcactcatccgggttctcacttcgtacactaacgcatcataatacaacaaccgtacttcacacttccattcgatcaaaattctcaccactcactcggaaatacaccgcgaaaacatcataatatatctttccaaaagccatagcactccatcatttcacgatatcgggtaaccaacccacgagacccaataactacaaccgtttgctcttacgccgagtatccaaactcgtaccctacactccacaatcgtcctaaaagtagtacaatccaccgacaatcattgtcgtcacgcctataaatcgtggaatattcgggaatcatcccgacactttttgaaaatctctcgtatccctctatcgggaacttcgccataccgtctcatgtcgctaactaccttcgcaattaactccaaagtccaacttggggctttttcgaagaccatcgaagctttcctttcctaaatgagcgacacccgttcgctcatcacgtctactagataggaacttttccgcattctccggcgttggtcatactaaataatccttccaaggactcgctataagatattcgaacctcggtctttcaaatcatttgagtgtcaacgctcgctaaacatcacactataccaccgttgtaaatttgagtttctcaccggtacccaaaatcaaagcaatcacatcatcagggttaaaagttacactagtaggtaaaaggaggcacctgacgttgtgttatccaactccgattactaacaccgagtctcccagacttgacccttacggggtctactcctgatgtcacacgtcacctaactacatgcggtcacacaaatctaacgaaccttacggctcgacacccatgacttcctagcggcacctgctagtcactatccacctaggccgcatagctagtctacttatattccatctcaacactaaggaggcgcttggaacaccaaggcttacacctttccaacttggtcctaaccattaacccggttacctacatacataaggatagttaaccaccaaaactctactcgcacacgaacgcgattaacggaaatgcctctagaatggcacaccgcgtacacccccaaaatcataaaagaaaagagtggccgtcaagagcgtacaacactcgccacacaatcacaaaaccgccattgaaatcgaatcgtcaattaatcattaattcgaagattattccaataactaaatgcacacttgcacgcattccgaaacgtgcaatacacacaacatccgaagtctataatgatcacttagaatacgcgaagtcgtcacgtattcttccaacttctctaggcaatcattctctaagagtcaacattaataaccaaattgtcacccgcaattttactaaagtccacaagtccgagtacaaagtttgctcaatcccttatatcgggaagaacttaaccgatctcgtgccaagatatcaatcccctagcgtacccttaccaagtacaatgctaaaaaccaccaagtctcaacctaatgtcaacaacccaaaagatgaaggccaagtaaaaatgaatccttacggataacaccttccacctaacacccctcttagtacgcatacacggctaatacgcatctaccacaagtatttgatcagaacacggctattgtatcactagtcacacaacatggtcctcatgaccgaaccaccggcgtatacaaccagtagttttcaatactaacaataagaaggttattcaatacaaaactcaaggtgtacaaaaacggctatcgtgatatatccgtagtgcgcaaaaacggctattgcaacactaccaacaatatgtgtgtgaaacacggctaccgcactattaataccaatgtgtgagtaaaaccgactattactcacaaccatgtgcacaaaacggctatgtgcacaatttctacgggcaattaaaatcgtaaatatacaagtaacagttcttcccgagagccgcttgtcatccatcacaaccaagggtggtaacgaagagttaatccttccggatatccctcatcatctatcacaagtcaaacgcggtcaacatagagatgaccccaaataaacacatatatctaatttcctcgtagtacacaaaatggctattttgtaactactacccaaagtatacgacaatgaggcatcgtaccctttctcaaatcccattacgcttcctcggtaggaatataaatcctaataaagtcgacacaatttctttgatgtaacactaccaacttcccaacgtagaacctcgttcctaaatcaaatcgtcaagattacaaagtcaaacgatttcgccatttaccgtcgtacacgaccatacttggcgtcggtccctcttcctgaattctcgagagctcaattcgataataataaatactaacgtctaccgtcacccgattgcgccactaaagtgatgacacaatgtccacataacacgtatccttttagaacgaaattaccgctacccgcaaggtagacttttccaactatcaaatcctttctacccgttaccactacgaaagcatccggtcaacgatacacacatgctctcaagggtttcacccacttcactacaaacgcgaacacgcgctcacaacctaacgccaaagttcgttctcacggcttagtggattcatttaccctatcactaagaaatgcttggttgcaccaagtcttacgccctcgtccgtcaatacaaatgtcatcatagggtgtttccattaggaatgtcacccgtatcaatactacgtattaccactatgcattcgtccccagggcgcgtttccacgagtcaacgactcaggcgctaccctggtgcactatcatcaaaaccatcaacaaaccgaatcttcaccgagttcacttgagtctaaatagatctcgaagcaaagtttaagtccctaatacatacacgaatccatcggcacaaataaacaataataaggcatatttgtaccaaagacgaaaataactgaaacatcatcgttggacccttgcgctccactgctcatcagatagtcacgctctaacctcctaacccgatctacaaacgattcggaacactctgac from Rutidosis leptorrhynchoides isolate AG116_Rl617_1_P2 chromosome 9, CSIRO_AGI_Rlap_v1, whole genome shotgun sequence harbors:
- the LOC139868151 gene encoding uncharacterized protein, whose protein sequence is MVIQLGQTIVCLYINQAAVENKLFTGVDIGCDKIHLSHLQYADDTIFFGKWDVNNLRSLMNLLKCFELTSGLKVNYHKSNLFGVGVEPHEVEDMARLFGCNIGTFPFTYLGLPIGAKMNKEANWKPVIEKFEKRLAD
- the LOC139865658 gene encoding microtubule-associated protein 70-1-like isoform X1; translation: MVYSQPVMYLLLQLNEELSKVDEKLKKTESLLKSKNLKIMKINDDKKQALAAQFAAKSTFRRVHAARKDDDIPLTEATLAPSEAELKLVKMELPKPTNQTICFVLMG
- the LOC139865658 gene encoding microtubule-associated protein 70-1-like isoform X2; amino-acid sequence: MVYSQPVMYLLLQLNEELSKVDEKLKKTESLLKSKNLKIMKINDDKKQALAAQFAAKSTFRRVHAARKDDDIPLTEATLAPSEAELKLVKMEVYYNLKFDIG